Proteins from one Geothermobacter hydrogeniphilus genomic window:
- the hutU gene encoding urocanate hydratase: protein MSNRHDPNRVIRAPRGTELSAGSWLTEAPLRMLMNNLDPEVAERPEELVVYGGIGRAARDWECFDRIVEVLRRLGDDETLLVQSGKPVGVFATHPDAPRVLIANSNLVPHWATWEHFNQLDREGLMMYGQMTAGSWIYIGSQGIVQGTYETFVEVAKKHFGGDASGRWILTGGLGGMGGAQPLAATMAGFSMLAVECDESRIDKRLQTGYLDRKTTDLDYALQLIEQAGKERRPVSVGLLGNCAEVLPELVERGISPDVCTDQTSAHDPLNGYLPAGWSLGQADERRQSDPQGVVKAAKQSMARHVEAMLELQRRGAATFDYGNNIRQMALEEGVKTAFDFPGFVPAYIRPLFCEGIGPFRWAALSGDPEDIYKTDAKVKELIPDDPHLHNWLDMAKERIHFQGLPARICWVGLKDRARLGIAFNQMVKSGELRAPVVIGRDHLDSGSVASPNRETEGMLDGSDAVSDWPLLNALLSTAGGATWVSLHHGGGVGMGFSQHAGLVIVADGTDAAEKRLRRVLWNDPASGVMRHADAGYQIARDCAREQGLDLPMLDS, encoded by the coding sequence ATGTCCAACCGACACGACCCGAACCGGGTGATCCGCGCCCCGCGCGGCACCGAACTGAGCGCCGGCAGCTGGCTGACCGAAGCGCCGCTGCGGATGCTGATGAACAACCTCGACCCCGAAGTCGCGGAACGCCCCGAAGAGCTGGTGGTCTACGGCGGCATCGGCCGCGCCGCCCGTGACTGGGAGTGTTTCGACAGGATCGTCGAAGTGCTCAGGCGCCTGGGCGACGACGAGACCCTGCTGGTGCAGTCGGGCAAGCCGGTCGGTGTCTTTGCGACCCACCCCGACGCGCCGCGAGTGCTGATCGCCAACTCCAACCTGGTGCCGCACTGGGCGACCTGGGAGCATTTCAACCAGCTCGACCGTGAAGGACTGATGATGTACGGCCAGATGACAGCCGGTTCCTGGATCTACATCGGCTCGCAGGGCATCGTCCAGGGCACCTACGAGACCTTCGTCGAAGTGGCGAAAAAACACTTCGGCGGCGATGCCTCCGGGCGCTGGATTCTCACCGGCGGCCTCGGCGGCATGGGCGGCGCCCAGCCGCTGGCGGCGACCATGGCCGGGTTCTCGATGCTGGCGGTGGAATGCGACGAATCGCGCATCGACAAGCGCCTGCAGACCGGCTACCTCGACCGCAAGACAACTGACCTCGACTACGCCCTGCAACTGATCGAGCAGGCCGGCAAAGAACGCAGGCCGGTCTCCGTCGGGCTGCTCGGCAACTGCGCCGAGGTGCTGCCGGAACTGGTCGAAAGGGGGATCTCCCCCGATGTCTGCACCGACCAGACCAGCGCCCACGATCCGCTCAACGGCTACCTGCCGGCGGGCTGGAGCCTGGGGCAGGCCGATGAGCGGCGGCAGAGCGATCCGCAGGGGGTGGTCAAGGCAGCGAAGCAGTCGATGGCCCGGCACGTCGAGGCAATGCTCGAACTGCAGCGCCGCGGCGCCGCCACCTTCGACTACGGCAACAACATCCGCCAGATGGCTCTCGAAGAGGGGGTAAAAACCGCCTTCGACTTCCCCGGCTTCGTGCCCGCCTACATCCGGCCGCTGTTCTGCGAAGGGATCGGCCCATTCCGCTGGGCGGCACTCTCCGGCGACCCAGAGGACATCTACAAGACCGACGCTAAAGTCAAGGAGCTGATCCCGGACGATCCGCACCTGCACAACTGGCTCGACATGGCGAAGGAACGCATCCATTTCCAGGGACTGCCGGCACGCATCTGCTGGGTCGGACTCAAGGACCGCGCCCGTCTCGGTATCGCCTTCAACCAGATGGTCAAGAGCGGTGAACTGCGGGCCCCGGTGGTGATCGGCCGCGACCATCTCGATTCCGGCTCGGTCGCCAGCCCCAACCGCGAAACCGAGGGGATGCTCGACGGCTCCGACGCGGTTTCCGACTGGCCGCTCCTGAATGCCCTGCTCTCCACCGCCGGCGGCGCCACCTGGGTCAGCCTGCACCACGGCGGCGGGGTCGGCATGGGCTTCAGCCAGCACGCCGGGCTGGTGATCGTCGCCGACGGCACAGACGCGGCCGAAAAACGCCTGCGAAGGGTCTTGTGGAATGATCCCGCCAGCGGCGTCATGCGCCACGCCGACGCCGGGTATCAGATCGCCCGCGACTGCGCGCGGGAGCAGGGGCTGGATCTGCCGATGCTGGACAGCTGA
- the hutG gene encoding formimidoylglutamase, which yields MRRSAEMSLWQGRLDSADGPDALRWHQRTHPYRPDTPPGTVLLGVCSDEGVRRNQGRPGAAAGPDAIRRALAGQAWHLDGPLYDAGNLMIDGDNLEALQEEQAGMVATLLDAGHFPLLLGGGHEIACGSGCGLLRHLQRKKQTGRIGVINCDAHFDLRNDPRASSGTPFAQLSAATQEAGFSFHYLCLGISRPANSAALFRRAAELRTVIIEDRELVPWNLAPVENRLHNFIADCDALYLSIDLDLLPAAVAPGVSAPATRGLPLEILEHLLERIRRQAGKKLRLADIAEYNPTYDIDGRTAKVAARLCHLLLNNSPPSHQEHQEKQKT from the coding sequence ATGCGCCGTTCAGCTGAAATGAGCCTCTGGCAGGGGCGTCTCGACTCCGCCGACGGGCCGGACGCTCTGCGCTGGCACCAGCGGACCCATCCCTACCGACCGGACACGCCGCCCGGCACGGTGCTGCTCGGCGTTTGCAGTGACGAAGGAGTGCGCCGCAACCAGGGCCGCCCCGGCGCCGCCGCCGGGCCCGATGCCATCCGCCGCGCCCTGGCCGGACAGGCCTGGCATCTTGACGGCCCTCTCTATGATGCCGGCAACCTGATGATCGACGGGGACAACCTCGAAGCGCTGCAGGAGGAGCAGGCCGGGATGGTCGCGACACTGCTGGATGCCGGTCATTTCCCCCTGCTGCTCGGCGGCGGCCATGAGATCGCCTGCGGCAGCGGTTGCGGCCTGCTGCGCCACCTGCAGAGGAAAAAGCAGACCGGCCGCATCGGGGTCATCAACTGCGACGCCCATTTCGACCTGCGCAACGACCCCCGCGCCAGTTCCGGCACCCCCTTCGCCCAACTCTCCGCCGCGACACAGGAGGCCGGATTCAGCTTCCACTACCTCTGCCTCGGCATCAGCCGTCCGGCCAACAGCGCCGCCCTCTTCCGCCGCGCCGCTGAACTGAGGACCGTCATCATTGAGGACCGCGAGCTGGTCCCCTGGAACCTGGCCCCGGTCGAGAACAGGCTGCACAATTTTATCGCCGACTGCGACGCCCTCTACCTGAGCATCGATCTTGATCTCCTGCCGGCCGCCGTCGCCCCCGGCGTCAGCGCTCCGGCAACCCGCGGCCTGCCGCTGGAGATCCTCGAACACCTGCTGGAACGGATCCGCCGCCAGGCGGGAAAGAAACTGCGCCTGGCCGACATCGCCGAGTACAACCCCACGTACGACATCGACGGACGCACGGCGAAGGTGGCGGCGAGGCTCTGCCACCTGCTGCTGAACAACTCGCCACCAAGTCACCAAGAACACCAAGAAAAACAAAAAACTTGA
- a CDS encoding TPM domain-containing protein, giving the protein MRRLLLLLITGLLLTAPALALEVPTATGFVNDRAGLLAPETRTRLEQFLRQFEQSDSTQISLLTIPTLKGESLEEYALKVAEKWGLGQKGKDNGALLLVAKEERKVRIEVGYGLEGRLTDLLAGRIIDNEIVPHFRLGDFDGGIIAGINGMVQAVRGEYRADGQSKRKKKRSPWGLLPLLLFFGPGMLLLGGGRRFRGRHYRRGGFWIGGGGLGGGFGGGGGGFGGFGGGGFGGGGSSGGW; this is encoded by the coding sequence ATGCGCCGCCTGCTGCTTCTTCTTATTACCGGGTTGCTGCTGACTGCTCCGGCCCTCGCCCTTGAAGTACCGACCGCGACCGGCTTCGTCAATGACCGGGCCGGACTGCTGGCGCCTGAAACCCGCACCAGGCTTGAACAGTTCCTGCGCCAGTTCGAGCAGAGCGATTCGACGCAGATTTCGCTGCTGACCATCCCCACACTGAAGGGGGAATCGCTGGAAGAGTATGCTCTCAAGGTCGCCGAAAAATGGGGATTGGGACAGAAGGGCAAGGATAACGGCGCCCTGCTGCTGGTCGCCAAGGAAGAACGCAAGGTCCGCATCGAGGTCGGCTATGGCCTCGAAGGCCGACTCACCGACCTGCTGGCCGGACGCATCATCGACAATGAAATTGTTCCCCATTTCCGCCTCGGGGATTTCGACGGCGGCATCATCGCCGGCATCAACGGCATGGTGCAGGCGGTCCGCGGCGAATACCGGGCCGATGGACAATCCAAGCGCAAGAAAAAGCGCAGCCCCTGGGGACTGCTGCCGTTGCTGCTCTTCTTCGGTCCCGGCATGTTGCTGCTCGGCGGGGGACGGCGTTTCCGCGGCCGCCACTACCGCCGCGGCGGCTTCTGGATCGGCGGCGGGGGGCTTGGCGGGGGCTTCGGCGGAGGCGGCGGGGGCTTCGGCGGCTTCGGTGGTGGCGGCTTCGGCGGCGGTGGATCGTCGGGCGGCTGGTAG
- the sfsA gene encoding DNA/RNA nuclease SfsA, which produces MRLPSPLLSGKLVRRYKRFFADIELDDGTLVTAHTPNTGSMLQCAVPGFPVLLSANDNPKRKLKYTLELIRVNGCWVDTHTQRTNRVVEEGLRGGAIVELAGGEVRPEYCFGDSRLDFLVERGTERALVEVKNVTLTDGGSTALFPDAVTLRGQKHLRELAEALEQGYRAVIFFLVQRGEAETFAPADEIDPEYGRLLRDVAGKGVEVLAYRTCVSETENRIGVRLPVRL; this is translated from the coding sequence ATGCGCCTGCCTTCCCCCCTGCTGTCCGGTAAACTGGTCCGGCGCTACAAGCGTTTCTTTGCCGATATCGAGCTGGATGACGGCACCCTGGTCACTGCCCATACCCCCAATACCGGATCGATGCTGCAGTGTGCGGTTCCCGGTTTCCCGGTCCTGCTCTCGGCCAACGACAACCCGAAACGCAAGCTGAAATACACCCTCGAACTGATCCGCGTGAACGGTTGCTGGGTCGATACCCACACTCAGCGCACCAACCGGGTGGTTGAGGAGGGGCTGCGCGGCGGGGCGATTGTCGAACTGGCCGGCGGCGAGGTGCGGCCGGAATATTGTTTCGGCGACAGTCGACTCGATTTCCTGGTCGAGCGCGGCACGGAGCGCGCCCTGGTCGAGGTGAAGAACGTCACCCTCACCGACGGCGGCAGCACGGCGCTGTTTCCCGATGCCGTCACCCTTCGCGGGCAGAAGCACCTGCGGGAACTGGCCGAGGCGCTGGAGCAGGGTTACCGGGCGGTCATCTTCTTTCTCGTCCAGCGCGGGGAGGCCGAGACGTTTGCCCCGGCCGACGAGATCGATCCGGAGTATGGACGCCTGCTGCGGGACGTGGCCGGCAAGGGGGTGGAGGTCCTGGCTTACCGGACCTGCGTCAGCGAAACGGAAAACCGCATCGGGGTGCGGTTGCCGGTGAGGTTGTGA
- a CDS encoding nucleotidyltransferase, with the protein MKTVGLITEYNPFHNGHLHHLRESRRLAGAEVAVAVMSGHFLQRGEPALVDKWRRTRMALAAGVDVVVELPFAWACNSAPVFAAGAVRCLDALGGVDALCFGSEGGSLAPLRKAAELLSRKRESIEKETRRRLRQGVTYPAARAQVVAELADEETANLLAGPNNILGIAYLKALAQFDSPIRPLTLKRVGTGYHDLQASGRIASATGIRAMLAKGEGVADYLPHESATVLTDARLEGLCVDPEQLYRQLATVILRNPARLTEIYQVDHGLEKRLVEAARSCGEISALVSAVKSRQLTRTRIQRVLCYVLLDVERALMKRTLASGPLYLHLLGCSERGRSWLAYTRKRRSLPLVQNFSRVHATLKRLYGADAGRYEEARGQLAMEERATQLYALLLKRRPVGSLQRDYLHDAVTV; encoded by the coding sequence ATGAAAACTGTCGGCCTGATAACCGAATACAATCCCTTCCACAACGGCCACCTGCACCATCTGCGGGAGAGCAGGAGGCTCGCCGGTGCCGAGGTGGCGGTGGCGGTGATGAGCGGGCATTTTCTGCAGCGCGGGGAACCGGCGCTGGTGGACAAGTGGCGGCGGACGCGGATGGCGCTGGCGGCCGGGGTGGATGTGGTGGTGGAGTTGCCCTTCGCCTGGGCCTGCAACAGCGCCCCGGTGTTTGCCGCGGGGGCGGTGCGCTGCCTCGACGCGCTGGGTGGGGTTGACGCGCTCTGTTTCGGCAGTGAGGGTGGCTCTCTTGCCCCGCTGCGGAAGGCTGCCGAACTGCTGTCGCGCAAGCGCGAGTCTATTGAGAAAGAAACCCGGCGACGGCTGCGGCAGGGGGTGACGTATCCGGCGGCGCGGGCGCAGGTGGTCGCGGAGCTGGCGGATGAGGAGACCGCGAACCTGCTGGCCGGCCCCAACAATATCCTTGGAATCGCGTATCTCAAGGCGTTGGCGCAGTTCGACAGCCCGATCCGGCCCCTGACGCTGAAGCGGGTCGGGACCGGCTATCACGACCTGCAGGCGAGCGGGCGCATCGCCAGCGCCACCGGTATCCGCGCCATGCTGGCAAAAGGTGAGGGGGTTGCGGACTACCTGCCGCATGAAAGCGCGACTGTCCTGACCGATGCGCGGCTGGAGGGGTTATGTGTCGATCCCGAACAACTCTACCGGCAGTTGGCGACTGTCATCCTGCGCAACCCGGCAAGGCTCACGGAGATCTACCAGGTCGACCATGGTCTGGAAAAGAGGCTGGTGGAGGCTGCCCGCAGCTGCGGCGAGATCAGCGCTCTGGTTTCGGCGGTCAAATCACGCCAGTTGACCCGCACCCGCATTCAGCGCGTGCTCTGTTATGTGCTGCTGGACGTGGAGAGGGCGCTGATGAAGAGAACGCTGGCGAGCGGTCCGCTCTACCTGCACCTGCTCGGCTGCAGCGAACGGGGTCGGTCCTGGCTGGCATATACGCGCAAGCGCCGCAGCCTGCCGCTGGTGCAGAATTTCAGTCGCGTCCATGCCACCCTGAAACGCCTCTACGGAGCGGATGCCGGTCGTTACGAGGAAGCGCGAGGGCAGCTGGCGATGGAGGAACGCGCCACCCAACTCTACGCGCTGCTGCTGAAGCGGCGTCCGGTCGGCAGCCTGCAGCGCGACTACCTGCATGACGCCGTAACGGTCTGA
- a CDS encoding TPM domain-containing protein, whose amino-acid sequence MPEPTTKTILTAEEKQRIEQAVAEAELRTSGELVPLIVDHSYDYPRAELVGAGCAALAGGLTLSWAFGDESIWFFLPIYAVLFALFFFLIRFTPGLKRRLIHPAEIEAEVEEKALVSFLEHGLHETRDRTGILILISLFERRVRILADRGISEKVPQQKWDTIVADIVQGIKQQRLCDALCAAISECGELLAESFPPRADDTDELPNLITD is encoded by the coding sequence ATGCCCGAACCGACAACCAAAACCATCCTCACCGCGGAAGAGAAACAACGCATCGAACAGGCGGTAGCGGAAGCCGAATTACGCACCAGCGGCGAGCTGGTGCCGCTGATCGTCGACCACAGCTACGACTACCCGCGGGCCGAACTGGTCGGAGCCGGATGTGCCGCCCTGGCAGGCGGGCTGACCCTGAGCTGGGCCTTCGGGGACGAATCGATCTGGTTCTTCCTGCCGATCTACGCGGTCCTGTTCGCTCTTTTCTTCTTCCTGATCCGCTTCACACCCGGACTCAAGCGACGCCTGATCCACCCGGCCGAAATCGAGGCCGAAGTGGAGGAGAAGGCACTGGTCTCCTTCCTCGAACATGGTCTGCACGAGACCCGCGACCGGACCGGCATCCTGATCCTGATCTCCCTCTTTGAACGCCGCGTCCGCATCCTCGCCGACCGCGGCATCAGCGAAAAGGTTCCCCAGCAGAAATGGGACACCATCGTTGCCGACATCGTTCAGGGCATCAAGCAACAACGGCTCTGCGATGCTCTCTGCGCGGCAATCTCCGAGTGCGGCGAGCTGCTGGCTGAAAGTTTCCCGCCGCGCGCCGACGATACTGATGAACTGCCCAACCTGATCACCGACTGA
- a CDS encoding LemA family protein — MTRALRLFTVLLLTVPLLTSCGYNQIQKNEEAVFAAWADVEATYQRRADLIPNLVETVKAYAAHEKETLQAVTEARASVGKTTISTKDLGNAASLQKFQQAQGQLSSALSRLLVVAERYPDLKANQNFRDLQHQLEGTENRINVARQRYNKAVQIFNTSIRTFPNNLTNSMLLHLERKEPFKATAGAEQAPKVKF, encoded by the coding sequence ATGACCCGCGCCCTGCGCCTGTTTACCGTCCTGCTGCTGACCGTTCCACTGCTGACCAGCTGCGGCTACAACCAGATTCAGAAAAACGAGGAAGCGGTTTTCGCCGCCTGGGCCGATGTCGAGGCGACCTATCAACGCCGCGCCGACCTGATCCCCAATCTGGTGGAGACGGTCAAGGCCTACGCCGCCCACGAGAAAGAAACCCTGCAGGCGGTAACCGAAGCCCGCGCCAGCGTCGGTAAAACCACCATTTCAACCAAGGATCTCGGCAACGCCGCGTCGTTGCAGAAATTCCAGCAGGCCCAGGGGCAGCTCTCCAGCGCTCTCTCCCGGCTGCTGGTGGTTGCCGAGCGTTATCCGGACCTGAAGGCCAACCAGAACTTCCGCGATCTGCAGCACCAACTGGAAGGAACGGAAAACCGCATCAACGTCGCCCGCCAGCGTTACAACAAGGCGGTCCAGATCTTCAACACGTCGATCCGCACCTTTCCCAACAACCTGACCAACAGTATGCTGCTGCATCTTGAGCGCAAGGAACCCTTCAAGGCCACGGCGGGCGCCGAGCAGGCTCCTAAGGTGAAATTTTGA
- the hutH gene encoding histidine ammonia-lyase gives MFKLQLTPGQLDLATLRKVQAQPVELSLCPEAAEPIDRSAATVHDVIEQGRVVYGVNTGFGLLANTRIPNDELETLQRSIVLSHAAGIGTFMREATVRLLLVLKINSLARGYSGIRREVIEALIRLLNAQVYPCIPEKGSVGASGDLAPLAHMATVLLGEGEVLHHGRRLPGRKGLEIAGLKPFRLAPKEGLALLNGTQASTAFALRGLFAAEDLFAAALVCGSLSVEAALGSRKPFDERIHAVRGHQSCIDTAAAYRSLLDSSEIEDSHRNCEAVQDPYSLRCQPQVMGACLEQIRHAARVLVTEANAVSDNPLVFSADCDILSGGNFHAESVAMAADNLALAIAEIGALAERRIALLIDSNLSKLPPFLVEKGGLNSGFMIAQVTAAALASENKTLAHPASVDSLPTSANQEDHVSMATFAARRLRDMADNSGGILAVELLAACQGVDFRRPLKTSRPLEEARSRLRARVPFYDQDRYFAPDIQQAGELVRNGAYNDLIPEKLLPSL, from the coding sequence ATGTTCAAACTGCAACTCACTCCCGGCCAACTCGACCTCGCCACCCTGCGCAAGGTCCAGGCGCAGCCGGTTGAACTCAGTCTCTGTCCTGAAGCCGCGGAGCCAATCGACCGGTCGGCCGCCACCGTTCACGACGTCATCGAGCAGGGCCGGGTGGTCTACGGGGTCAACACCGGCTTCGGCCTGCTGGCCAACACCCGCATCCCCAACGACGAACTGGAAACCCTGCAGCGTTCCATCGTCCTCTCCCATGCCGCCGGCATCGGTACGTTCATGCGCGAAGCGACCGTACGGCTGCTGCTGGTGCTGAAGATCAACAGCCTGGCGCGGGGCTACTCCGGCATCCGCCGCGAGGTGATCGAAGCCCTGATCCGCCTGCTCAACGCCCAGGTTTATCCCTGCATCCCGGAAAAAGGCTCGGTCGGCGCCTCCGGCGATCTGGCGCCGCTGGCGCACATGGCGACGGTGCTGCTCGGCGAGGGGGAGGTACTGCACCACGGCCGGCGGCTGCCGGGTCGCAAGGGGCTGGAGATCGCCGGTCTGAAACCGTTCCGGCTGGCCCCCAAGGAGGGACTGGCGTTGCTCAACGGCACCCAGGCTTCGACCGCGTTCGCCCTGCGCGGACTGTTCGCCGCCGAGGACCTGTTCGCCGCCGCCCTGGTCTGCGGCAGCCTCAGCGTCGAGGCGGCCCTCGGCAGCCGCAAACCCTTCGACGAGCGGATTCACGCCGTCCGCGGTCATCAGAGCTGCATCGACACCGCCGCCGCCTACCGCAGCCTGCTCGACAGCAGCGAGATCGAGGATTCCCACCGCAACTGCGAGGCGGTGCAGGACCCCTACTCGCTGCGCTGCCAGCCGCAGGTGATGGGCGCCTGCCTGGAGCAGATCCGTCATGCCGCGCGGGTACTGGTCACCGAGGCCAATGCCGTTTCCGACAACCCGCTGGTCTTCAGCGCCGACTGCGACATCCTCTCCGGCGGCAACTTCCACGCCGAGTCGGTGGCGATGGCCGCCGACAACCTGGCCCTGGCGATCGCCGAAATCGGCGCCCTGGCCGAGCGGCGTATCGCTCTGCTGATCGACAGCAACCTGAGCAAGCTGCCACCGTTCCTGGTCGAGAAGGGCGGCCTCAACTCCGGGTTCATGATCGCCCAGGTCACCGCCGCGGCCCTGGCGAGCGAGAACAAAACCCTTGCCCACCCGGCCAGCGTCGACAGCCTGCCGACCTCGGCCAACCAGGAGGATCATGTCTCGATGGCGACTTTCGCCGCCCGCCGACTGCGCGACATGGCCGACAACAGCGGCGGAATCCTGGCCGTGGAACTGCTGGCCGCCTGCCAGGGTGTCGATTTCCGCAGACCGCTGAAAACCTCGCGGCCCCTCGAAGAAGCCCGGAGCCGGCTGCGCGCGCGGGTCCCCTTCTACGACCAGGATCGCTACTTCGCGCCGGACATTCAACAGGCCGGGGAACTGGTGCGCAACGGGGCTTACAATGACCTGATCCCGGAGAAACTGCTGCCGAGTCTGTAA
- the hutI gene encoding imidazolonepropionase, with protein MHPPWQQCEQIWINANLATMDPQRPGPYGIVEQGVIGICRGRIRALAPMTELDLSALPGQPIDAGGAWLTPGLIDSHTHLIWGGQRSDEFTRRLAGADYAEIARDGGGILATVRATRALSERELITRARPRLRALLNEGVTTVEIKSGYGLTCDDELKILRAARALGEEFPVRVRTTLLAAHAVPPEFIGRADDYVELICERLLPKVTAEGLADAMDVFCESIAFDPQQTERLLLSARRHDLGLKLHAEQLGNSGAAALGARHGAWSVDHLEHLDNEGIAALKSSGTVATLLPGAFYFLRETRRPPVPELRKQQVSIALATDLNPGSSPLASLRLAMNMGCVLFGLSPEEALAGVTRHAARALGLGDQLGILAPGYRADMLLWEIDHPDQLAAEVGTFAPRQRIFAGEIDHAPFS; from the coding sequence ATGCACCCCCCCTGGCAGCAATGCGAACAGATCTGGATCAACGCCAACCTGGCAACCATGGACCCGCAGCGCCCCGGCCCCTACGGTATCGTTGAACAGGGCGTCATCGGTATCTGCCGGGGACGGATCCGGGCGCTGGCCCCCATGACGGAGCTTGATCTGAGCGCCCTGCCGGGCCAACCGATCGATGCCGGGGGCGCCTGGCTGACACCGGGGCTGATCGACAGCCACACCCACCTGATCTGGGGCGGTCAGCGCAGCGACGAATTCACCCGACGGCTCGCCGGCGCCGACTACGCCGAAATCGCCCGGGACGGCGGCGGCATCCTCGCCACCGTCAGGGCCACCCGCGCCCTCAGCGAACGGGAACTGATCACCCGGGCACGCCCCCGTCTGCGGGCCCTGCTCAACGAAGGAGTGACGACGGTCGAAATCAAGTCGGGCTATGGGCTGACCTGCGATGATGAGCTGAAAATTCTGCGGGCCGCCCGCGCCCTGGGCGAAGAATTCCCGGTGCGCGTCCGCACCACCCTGCTGGCCGCCCATGCCGTCCCGCCGGAGTTCATCGGGCGGGCCGATGACTATGTCGAACTGATCTGCGAACGGCTGCTGCCCAAGGTGACAGCAGAAGGTCTGGCCGACGCGATGGACGTCTTCTGCGAGAGCATCGCCTTCGACCCGCAACAGACCGAACGCCTGCTGCTGTCCGCGCGGCGCCATGACCTCGGCCTCAAGCTGCACGCCGAACAGCTCGGCAACAGCGGGGCCGCGGCTCTGGGCGCGCGCCATGGCGCCTGGTCGGTCGACCATCTCGAACACCTCGACAATGAAGGGATTGCCGCTCTCAAGTCATCCGGTACCGTCGCCACACTGCTGCCGGGCGCCTTTTACTTCCTGCGTGAAACCCGGCGGCCGCCAGTACCGGAACTGCGCAAGCAACAGGTTTCCATCGCCCTGGCGACCGATCTCAACCCCGGCAGTTCACCGCTGGCCTCATTGCGGCTGGCGATGAACATGGGCTGCGTGCTGTTCGGGCTCTCGCCCGAGGAAGCACTGGCCGGGGTCACCCGGCATGCCGCCCGCGCCCTGGGGCTGGGCGATCAGCTCGGCATCCTTGCGCCCGGCTACCGGGCCGACATGCTGCTCTGGGAGATCGACCACCCGGACCAACTGGCCGCCGAGGTCGGCACCTTCGCACCACGACAGCGCATCTTTGCCGGAGAAATCGACCATGCGCCGTTCAGCTGA
- the hutC gene encoding histidine utilization repressor, with protein MKGPGVQPRYRAVKEYISDKIRSGDYPAGARIPTEQQLTEMFAVSRMTVNRALRELVAEGLLLRRQGVGTFVSSVRAESPLLEIRNIADEIRDRHHVYSNRLECLEVARADERIAARLGVAVGAEIWHSLLVHLENGVPVQLEDRYVRRDIVADYGAQDFSRQTPNQYLSTLFPLSELEHIVEAILPEERVRRLLDMDCHDPCLLVTRRTWSGQQLVSCACLYHPGSRYRLCSRIGTTD; from the coding sequence ATGAAGGGTCCGGGTGTTCAGCCGCGCTATCGGGCGGTCAAGGAATATATCAGCGACAAGATCCGCAGCGGAGACTATCCCGCAGGGGCGCGGATTCCGACCGAGCAGCAGCTGACCGAAATGTTCGCTGTCAGTCGCATGACCGTCAATCGTGCCCTGCGGGAACTGGTTGCCGAGGGCCTGCTGCTGCGGCGCCAGGGGGTCGGCACCTTTGTCAGCAGCGTCCGGGCCGAGTCCCCGTTGCTGGAGATTCGCAACATCGCCGACGAGATTCGTGACCGGCATCACGTCTACAGCAACCGCCTGGAATGTCTGGAGGTGGCCCGGGCGGATGAACGGATTGCCGCCCGGCTGGGGGTTGCCGTCGGCGCGGAGATCTGGCATTCGCTGCTGGTTCACCTCGAGAACGGGGTCCCGGTGCAGTTGGAAGACCGTTATGTGCGCCGGGACATCGTGGCCGATTACGGCGCGCAGGATTTTTCCCGGCAGACGCCGAACCAGTATCTCAGTACCTTGTTTCCCCTCTCGGAGCTGGAGCATATCGTCGAGGCGATCCTGCCGGAAGAACGGGTCCGGCGGCTGCTGGATATGGATTGTCACGATCCCTGCCTGCTGGTGACCCGCCGGACCTGGTCGGGGCAGCAGCTGGTCAGCTGTGCCTGTCTCTACCATCCCGGCAGTCGTTACCGCCTCTGTTCACGCATCGGCACGACCGATTGA